ATTAACCTTTACAACATATTATGATCAGCTATGTAAGAGATATTTGTGTTTCAAGTCACTCTGACAATCAAGGTTGAATTTCTCGACATTCCCTAAAAACATGAAAACATTTAAGTTGTTCGCTGTAAATTTATTATCTTCATTTTGCAATACAATATGTGAAGATACAATATGTGAAGAAACATTCACAAACCTGGTATTCTAGATCATCCGCAGCAAAATATAAAGGTGGCTGATGCTCATTCTGCTGTCCAGGAAGACCTCCAGATGTCAAAATATCACACAGCACCTAAATTTATCAGTTACTCATTTCAAATATGCTGGGTAATTGTAATGAGAACAACAGATTAATCCCATGAGAAGAGACAACACGACACACAGACATTTATGAATTGAATTCATCCCTACCAATATCTCAAAATTACGGGTGGTTTGCATTATTGTGAACAATGAATATCAATGTAATTTAAATGCAACATATGCATGCAAAAGTAGTGAGTTTAACCCCCTGGAGAGTAGATGACTTCCTGAGTCACATTTCCATTTTCATTCCTTAGTCacccaaaatattttatcatccTTCCTCACTACCTACCGGAACAAATTTCCCCATGCTGCAATAGAAAGGCTCTGGACGTTCAATTTTTCAAAGTCTTCAGTATTTGACATCGCTTGGGAAGTAAGCCAGTTACCTGGAGGATACTTTCTTGATTCACAGGGAATATCATTTTCAACTTTTTGGGGCATATTTAAGCGGTGATGAACCATTGCAAAAACAACATAAATGGACAAAAGATTTATGATAAAATGTATCAACagagattattttaaaattcggAAGAGAAATTAACTTCAGTGCATCCAAGCATTTACAGCAACAGTTAAACCTGTTCTACCATCTTGCATTAGTCTAATGCAGATCAAGCCTGAGCAAAATCCAACATCCCCAACCAACCAGCTAATACCCAATTCAACTAACAACTTCTGAAATTTCTGCGACTCACTGACATTCCTTTCCTTTCTGACACTTTCACATAATTTTCATCAGACAAAGAAAGCTCTTACAAAGGTACAATGTTTCAGAGCCTACTTTACAGGTCATGGTATTTGGATAAAGTTTCTTGAGCATGCATatccaataaaaattaatattcaatacaaagaacaaaaaaatcagTCGCTTAATCAGAGAAAATAggaaggaaaaataaaaaagaaacggcactttttgattttttgtttaaGCTGACCTCCTGCTGGTCACTAGAAGAATCAAaaaataacctgaatatccctTCCCCAGTCAACTGGATCACTAACAACAAATGCAGCTTTCACTTTGGTGGACAACATATAACTGCTTGAGACAATCTTCTCGGAGTTTCTAGCACATTCTGATTCATGCTTAGTTGTCCACCTCTTGTACTGGGCTACAGGATCGATGTTATCGAAGTATGATGCATACTCATCGAGTGAGACAACTCTCCTGTACAAAGATATGACTAAATGGAGAGAAGGAAAGCTTTAAACagtcagagagagagagagagagacagaaggggggggggggggtgtgGAGGGAAGGCTTATCACTTAGGACTTACTTGAAACCTCAAAATTAGGCAAAGGGGCACATTAACAGATTCAGACTTACTTGAAACCATACTCAGACATCACTACAGCAGGTTCCCCCTTTCCAGTAGCCACAATGAATTCATTTTCAAATCTACAAAAAATTTATGGATTCAGTTAAATGGTTGATCAGTTCTCTTTGAAACAAGTGCCACATTAAAATCTATCTCAGTTTATCTTCGAATCATTGATCCATTGACAAAATACAAATTGAGAATTCTACTCTTCCTTGTTAAATCTGGTGACTTTGTATTCATTTGTCAAAACGATAAGCAGAAAGTTAATCACTCTATGACTGACTTATGCAGAAAAACGAAAAAAGTAAAGAGATATACTGTCCTCGCCTTTGAGATATCTAGCAAGTAGGAAAAGATTAATGCCAATGGAAAGATCCTGTGTTGCTTTTGAGAAATAAATCTGATGAAAATGTTTGAACGTGATAGTGTCAAAagattcaacataaaaatttaaagttaaaccagaaaaagaaaaaaaaagacagAAATAGAAGTTGGCATTCAAATAAAAGTTAAACCATGTATCTCAGATTAATACAATACCTGTTTAGCAAATTTCTAAAAGGTGAGTGGCCTAGCAGTACCTACACACAGCACAAAGGCGCATAACTCTTTCACACAACATATTGACCAAATGTTACATGGTTACTTGATAAGGTACTACAAATATACCTGAGAAGGTAAAATTTTCACTCCTAAAAGATCACTCAACTCCAAAGCTCTTCTGGATTCAGGTATACCACCACCTATGGACATACATGGATGTATTAATTCCTCCAGGGATTTATTACCAGTGTTTTGCCTATCAAGACATATGCCATTGAAATTATTGGTTACAAGTTACAACAAAAATTACTTCAGGATGCTTGGACGCAATGAAAATGTATAATGCACTAAAATCCTTAAGCATAAAAATCTTATAAATATTACAGAAAAAAATACTCCCTAAAAGGAAATGTATGCTATCATAAGTAGAGATATATGAACCACATGTCACCGGAAAAGTAAatacaaatttgaaaatattatcaaGTAAATGAAACTTTATCCAAATGCACATTCATTTAACAACCAGAAACCTCTACTTTCAATTCCAAGAAAGCAGAACGAATAACCACAGGTCCAAACAGCTGGAAGAATATGAGTACAAACCATTCGTCAAAAACAGAAAAGGGATCTTTAAAGCACCTGCAAGTGGTCAAACAAGCTAGGTTATCAGAcagttttattttcttcaacatTCATGATCAAACCCCATAAAATTCAAATGCAcaaccacattttaaaattttaaaatatctagcTCATTTTGAACCAAATAAAATTTCAAGTAATAACACATCAGGTTAATTCCAATATTTCTTCTCTATCACACTTCGGAAAAGTACAACAatgcaaatttaaaaatttcttagTTAGAAATGATTGAAAGCCAAACCAACCGCCAGCTCACCAAGTAATGCCCATTGAGACGTGCAAAAATTCAATTCAGCACGCGAATACTCAAACACAATTCTCAGTACACTAGAAACCAATAAATTTGCTCATCAGGGAATGAAATTACCGGAATCATCATACAATCTTTTGAGAGCTCTTGGCGAATTTCCAATCGGATTTTTACCTCTAAGTATGACTCCATCTATGTCAAATGCTATCCCAAATgaatttctgaaaaaaaaaaattcaaaatgagtcgaaaatacaaattttagatAAGTTGCATTCACGTGAATAACGACCATCACTCTTTGGGAGTCTGAAAAAGATTACTTAACCGTGTGGAGGTTGAATTAAGCGCCGCCGAAGCTCGAGGCGGTCGGATGAAACACGTTGATACCGGTTGCCGGAATCGGAACCTCATTTTTCGGATTATTTTTAACGACTTGTTCACTATCCACAAGAATACATAAGAAGCGCGTTTCTTTTGCCGGGAGTTGAAGTAAAACGCGTTCCAGAATTAAGGCTGTATCCTgaatgatttcaaatttatttttattattaaataattcacAAAAGTTCATCTGAGACGATCCTAcgtatcaattttatgagacgaatatTTGATCCGACctatttcataaaaaatattattattcatgACAGTTATGGATCGAGTCAACTATTCTTACAACTATAAGCCCGTGAGATTGTCATAATAGACTTAcactaaataatttaaataaaaaactcaaatttatttcaaattatttattaagcacgattattttaatatttaaaatttattgtgattatagtataattataatataaataaatagatacaAATGTGTTTTAAttctatttatatattgtatattgAGCCAAGCTTTATTCTCTCATGTTAACGAATAAATTTTTTCTTGTGGTTCATTAAAATTTAGTAGTCCTATttctaaaaaagaaaaatatagcagtcttattattataatatttaccAAATTTATAATAGTTTCATGATTTTTTGTGTACATGCAtcgaattttaatataaattttttatatattaaaaaataaagacattgtcgtatttatttattttatataaaaataatgatactatgaaaattatatatttgagaaaaaaaCGACGACGATAATAATGTTACAATTAATATGTATGAATAATACAATTTCTCTAAATTCAACTAAGTAATTGTGAATAAGATTTCGAACATAACATAATCGACAAATCCAAGACACGTTTTTGAGTAAAAAGAGTTCGAATAACTATTGATTGTGATTAGAAGATTATGAATCTATAATAACAGTTGTCGATATATTAGGCGAATTTTAATcctaataatataatttaaatattttaaactataaaTTAAAATGACATATACGATTTGACTACCACGTGGGGGCTTGGTCACAAAGCTAATTGTCATGATACAATTAAGACAATTGTACAATAGGTTATTTTCGAAGACaagtatttaatttgaaaatttttaggtttttttttaaacgaaAATTATAACTAGTTTTAGTTTTTGAAACATTagtgaaaaattataaaatttaaaaaatattagaaaaatagTCTTGAAAACATTATTAACCGTATTTTTTTTGGCCTCGAggtatattaaatatatatttttaaatcgaTCCAAACAAcatttgttttattattattattattattattattattattattattattattattattaactaaAATATTCTTTCACAAAGATGCCTTTGTCAAAAAACTTTTCAATGAAAATCACATTCTATGTCAACAGTCCCACTATAACTGTTATGAGAAAGAAATAGATTGATccaatatcaaaactaaaatcgagTATTTATcgttttatataatttttatcacAACATTTAAATCATGCAACACTAAGCATAGTATCGGAGAAAAGATTTCGACAAGCTTGGGTTTCAACTAAATTTATTGGCCACTATATGCCAAtggctagttttttttttttttttggttgacaGTCCTAGTCTAAGGGATGGGGATCGAACACGAACAATTCACAAGGGAATCCGGATGAGACCACTAAGCCAAATGCTCGGTCTCATGCTAATGGCTAGTTTGACATATAAAACTAGGCAACGcccttaaaaaaatagaaaatttctatgaaaaatgaataatttcacTTTTCAGTTTTCAATTACACAAATTAATCAAAGAACAATATTTGAACTTATCATCGAGTATAAAAGTTGGATCAATCTTCACCACCACTTGGATGAAGTTGTATGAATCCATTCGTTGTAAGAAAGAGACATGTGCTCGATcctaattaaaaacaaaaaaaaaaccctaaaaaaGAACCCATTGGAACATAAATTGGGTTTTATCGATCCAAATTTAATCCGACcaattttggatcaaattttctAGTTTCAATTGACAAACAAAAAGGGAAAATTTTTTGGGAATATTAGATAGATGGCTTTGAATCAAACCTTGAATGTACATAAGACGAGAACACTACAACATACATAATATATATGCATACAACTCACACACAATTTATTGATGATCAAGTACCAAAGCATGGGCTTGCTGCATATTCGTAGACAGAAATCGAAATACAAGATTAATACTTGTTTTATCGGAGACATTATATAGGTGCCACACAAAGTACGTGGTATGTGGTGGAGCCAAGCAGGAAGGATTCCATCTCGTCGTACTTGAGCAACTACGCCGGGTGGAAATCATGACCCGGTGCCGGATAGTATCCGCCGCTTTCTTGGTCAGTGCTGCCCCTGTACTCGGAACGACCCCTTGCCGAACCCATTAGTGTTTTTTTATACTCCTCGTATATCCTTTCTATGACCTGTCCCCTCCTTGGTGGGAGAcggtttttttcttcttttttctctgTGTTCTTTCTTGTGTTATTATCCATGGCTGGCAAGAAAATTcaggttgaaattttttttaaagggaGAGTGGGAATGTCAAGTGACTTGATGAATTAGGCTTGAAAACTGAAGAGCCCCGATCTGGGATTATTATACAGTTGTTTGATTGGTTGAAATTTGGACGTGTATGCAAAGCATGAAGTCAGCGAGGTGATGTCAATTCTGAATTCCACGTCGTTTGAACACATAATTTATGGTTTTAAATGTATAATAACTGGCTGCCAAGCAAACTAATTATTtcactttttctttaaaaaaaaatcattgttaACGTTAATGGCTTTGTACCGTGAtaatataaaacaatattttattttttaattgtttatgttgagtagagcgatcgaactaTGACGTTTGGAGTGCTCTGccctttaaaagatttgagttgtactATTACTATCGactataatttttagtaaaattttaaacttttgcTGTTATTATATAGTTGTTGATTTGTGAAGTGGGAGAGTAAGTAATATTCacttatcaattttttttaataaccaTATAACTCACCGTCGTTATCTTTTAATGTATATTAGATAAAGAATAGGACTAATGCGGTAGCTTGTGAATCACATTAATCAGATAAACCACATTGAACAAACTATGTGCAACAGATTCGTCCGAaaaaattttggtaaataaCATTGAATTCATGATCATTGATCAAATGTTTACTTCACATTAGTTTATTGTTTATTAATTCCACCTCGTCTGAACAAGCAATTAATTTATGGTTTTCTAACATCATAACATGCTACGGAATAATATAAGAAGTAGTATCTTTTGGTAAATGTTTTGTTTGGTtgtgtttattattttatccttCGAGTCATTTGATAATTATTGAGTCATGTGCTGCTACATAGGAATTAATTGGAAATGGATATCCGAACTTATTTCAAAGcgcataaatatatttaaaaaaaaattagaaaatttgtCTTATGTTTTATAATTGAGAATGTCTGTTTACGAAACTATGGGATTCTGCATTCTTTGTTTTCGCTTGGTTTGGCTAATCCCACTcttctattatttatttatttttttatttttacattagACAAAATTgtcatcatttttatttattttacatttatcATATTCACTACTTCAGATTGTATCgaaaattatagttttttttgtctttaatttgtatatatattttttgtttttccttATTCATGTTATCGGTTAATTTAAAATcttatcaaataatttgtatttttctttaatttcaaCCTTATTTTTCGTAGTGTTATCGAGAGGAtgtgaatttgaaatcattttgactaaaatttaattaatcagttataatatatttgaaaccCAATTGTTTCTTTTAACAATTTATGATGGTGGTATTGTCATTACTTTTGATATATATCCAAAATTAAACCCAACtcaataaagaaaaaattagataaaatgTGCAATTTGATAATTCTAATTATTATCATATACttttccacaaatttttttttttaaaaaaaaacttttccaCGCCTTCATGCTTATTTAACTGCTTGGgggttaatattttatttttaaataaataaaaccataaaattttaacatataattttgataaatataacCATTTGTTTGTGTTAAAGTTATTTCACGTATTTGGTTAGAGCATTTCATTGATAAAGTGACAAACACTTGTTACTTTTaacgttatttttattttttttttatacaaacttCAAATGTTTGATCCAAatattggtatcagagtcaaaATCACGTGTTCATTTATTTGGATTTCAAGAAATACAATTATTGGGTGATGTATATTTTTTGTTGGTGCAATAATTGCTCCTGCTAAGAGAATTATTGGCACGTACAAATCGATCTGTtgtaagatttaaaatatttgagttgtattgttACATTTAACATTGATAAAACGACAAATACTCGATCTTACAACTATATATGTGTCGACCATTCTCATAACCCCAACAACTCATTTGTGTTATTTACATAATATCATATCCTTtggtattaaaaattaaattgaagtGAATGGAATCTTGGGGCCCGCTGTTGGTCAAAGAATAAAATTTCATCCTTATCCATTGTGGTAGCACGCCAAAGTGGAATGAAATTGAATACAAATATTGAGATCATCTTAAATtcccaaataaaatttgattagTTTCATTTTATCGAGTGAATACTATATTTAATTAGTGAGCACGtaggtaataataataataataaatttaatactcCTTTCCGCtttgaataatatgtttttgaatatatatatttttgatattacataaaaataaataaattttgatattacATCGGAACGTGGGAAAGTTCTCTTACAGTTGGGAATTCTCAATTCTCGTTGATTGCTTGAAAAGGCTTACAACAAATCAAGCCATCATCTTTTTTTGAAAAGTTATATCATCAATACATACACTGTTTAGGTGTAATAGATGTCATGATTGGGTAGAATGATCGAATAATGGTTATAAGACGGttatactatttaaaatatttaagttatattattatcatcagttataatttttggtaaagcaGTAAGCGTTCGATCCTATAATTGATATTAGAATCCAAGTTAtgagttcgattctcattgattgcaaggagtgaaATTATTGTGAGATAGATCGTTGAGGTGAAATAATTGTCCCGGCTGGGTAGAACGATCAAACCATGACGCTTGTGTTGTtatgaagtttaaaaaatttgagttacaTCATTACCACCAACTATGATTTTTTATAAAACGATAAGCGTTCAGTCCTACACATGTTAATATTCATACTGACTGGCGTACTTTCATTTAATTGTttacaataattaataaaataaactaaaaatttatatttaaaaaatcgaGATTATGAAATGTTATTAATTTAAAGAGTATTAATTACTCACTTGGTTaataatgtattattttaaagaaaaaaatttaaatccataaatttaatttaataaaataatattatattatagtatattgagtaataaaataaaattcatcgTTTAATGTgagtacaaatatttttacaaCCGATTACACGAAATAAAGCACTCCTAACAACAAgaattattcataattttgtgTCGCAATTTGAGTACTTTGGAAGTAatgaaaaacatatatatatagatgaaTCCAACTATATTTAAAGTTCAAGCGAAAACAAACAATATtctaatcatattttattaagttGTTTTAGTTATGTTtataattatagaaaattattaatttatgattAGTGATCTGGTCCACACTTGtacaattaattttttcaacgaaaacaaaaaaaattataaaattttaaaaaataaaaaaatgtagcattttcgtaaataaataGTCACCAAATCGCAGtagatacatatattttattattttacaaaaaggagtaacattttaattaataaaaaacatCAAAGGGCAAAAAGTTAGTgttattttagtaaataatataacatataattgctaaaaagtaaaaaaaaaaaaaaaaaaaaaaagaggaggtCATATAAATTGACTAATTTTCCTAATAGTTTTAGTTTCGTTGGGAATTAAGTTATGATATAATCGTAATTTCAATATCAAATTTTACCAATTAATTGAAAAACCATCAGAAGtggcaaatatttttaaaaaaaactgtacTTATTACATATCTCAATTTGGTTTTCAGTTTTCATTccattttatctatttataatttatatattattttttgttctatttAATCATTTTGGATAGTAGTCCACATTTTTTCTCGTGTTTACATTTTGTCTCGCATGGGCCAAGTCATTCTTATTTGGGCCTAAGCGGATTCGAGAGATCCAAAATAGTCCTGATATGGGTTATATAAatgaagaatttaaaataatatttatttcttaGAGTAACTACTTGgaagacaccaaaatatttaatttcataattatcttTCTTACCCTACCAAAAACTTTCTCAAATcactccatattttaaatagaaaaaactataaacaaaacttctttttttaaatcgaacaactattttaaattgaaaacaatttcgtgttaattgtttagtattatttgatcaaattaaaaataataataacacatacaaCGCGTGTGTATCTTTTACTAATATATATAATGGGTTGGCCTAGAGGAACACATTTAGatctctcacacacacatatgtatAGCTTTGATATGATGAACACATGTTGTAGACACTAATGTAAACATCAATTGAAACGACATTTATCTATTTGATGTACAAGAGATCACCTTATCGATGCTCACATATGACGCCACCTCACTAGTGACATTAGACACACGTAGTCTGCTTctatgtttatatttatatattattggaGTGAAGTTCTAATTTAAAGTATGAATAATTTGTATTGAGAATATTTGTAACtgttatttaataatttgtaaaattatttatggattttttttaaaaaatgatagtTTATAAATTTCTGAGTTTTTGTATAAATAATTtagtaattatattaaatatacatGTGTGTAATTTGTTTACAGGATGATGATAGTAttgttatttgaaaattaatttgtttaatgatATTATGGTAGTTTGTCATTTAGAAAACGATTATACCAAATTAGCTTATCTATTTGATCCaccaatatatataaatttaaatgatatataataatttcattggcaaaatataataaaaattatattgatcaaTAGTGTGAAAAATACTAGTAATTTAGTATATCGAAATTAAAAATCACTTAATATTcagtttcaaaataaatatatctcatcaaaaaattgtattttgaaGTATTTGTTTcacatcataaattaaaatgcgaaaaattcaaaaaaaaatagaagtattatttcagttttaaataatttattgaacTAAATTATGAATAATGGAGGAAGCAAGGTCTTTATTAACAGAGAAAACAAAGGAGAAGTCTTTGGTACGAAATTAATAAAAGAAGCCATGTCTCCTTTAATATGAAAAGGAGACAAAATTAGCTAATCGATACATACATCTACGTgatcattatattttttaaaaattattattaatataattaacttaaaaaatgcataaaatagtgaaaatatctttaaataaattatggataATATTAAACTAAGAAAAAAGTGATTATTTAGAAATAGATTATACG
This window of the Primulina huaijiensis isolate GDHJ02 chromosome 3, ASM1229523v2, whole genome shotgun sequence genome carries:
- the LOC140974037 gene encoding mitochondrial hydrolase YKR070W-like isoform X2, with the translated sequence MRFRFRQPVSTCFIRPPRASAALNSTSTRNSFGIAFDIDGVILRGKNPIGNSPRALKRLYDDSGGGIPESRRALELSDLLGVKILPSQVLLGHSPFRNLLNRFENEFIVATGKGEPAVVMSEYGFKRVVSLDEYASYFDNIDPVAQYKRWTTKHESECARNSEKIVSSSYMLSTKVKAAFVVSDPVDWGRDIQVLCDILTSGGLPGQQNEHQPPLYFAADDLEYQAAFPHERLGMGAFRIALENVFNRIHEKPLQYTSFGKPNPSVYRHAEMMLGYLLQFSSSSNDVMKNVDVGSHSLKTLYMIGDNPLVDVKGAVQAGHPWFSILTRTGVFRQKENHTSHPADMVVDTVEEAVDFILKRENA
- the LOC140974037 gene encoding mitochondrial hydrolase YKR070W-like isoform X1, producing the protein MRFRFRQPVSTCFIRPPRASAALNSTSTRNSFGIAFDIDGVILRGKNPIGNSPRALKRLYDDSGALKIPFLFLTNGGGIPESRRALELSDLLGVKILPSQVLLGHSPFRNLLNRFENEFIVATGKGEPAVVMSEYGFKRVVSLDEYASYFDNIDPVAQYKRWTTKHESECARNSEKIVSSSYMLSTKVKAAFVVSDPVDWGRDIQVLCDILTSGGLPGQQNEHQPPLYFAADDLEYQAAFPHERLGMGAFRIALENVFNRIHEKPLQYTSFGKPNPSVYRHAEMMLGYLLQFSSSSNDVMKNVDVGSHSLKTLYMIGDNPLVDVKGAVQAGHPWFSILTRTGVFRQKENHTSHPADMVVDTVEEAVDFILKRENA
- the LOC140974037 gene encoding cardiolipin synthase (CMP-forming) / mitochondrial hydrolase fusion protein-like isoform X3, whose protein sequence is MSIGGGIPESRRALELSDLLGVKILPSQVLLGHSPFRNLLNRFENEFIVATGKGEPAVVMSEYGFKRVVSLDEYASYFDNIDPVAQYKRWTTKHESECARNSEKIVSSSYMLSTKVKAAFVVSDPVDWGRDIQVLCDILTSGGLPGQQNEHQPPLYFAADDLEYQAAFPHERLGMGAFRIALENVFNRIHEKPLQYTSFGKPNPSVYRHAEMMLGYLLQFSSSSNDVMKNVDVGSHSLKTLYMIGDNPLVDVKGAVQAGHPWFSILTRTGVFRQKENHTSHPADMVVDTVEEAVDFILKRENA